ATGCTTTTTTAGTTCTTTCCCATCTATGATCACGATCCATTGAATAATATCTTCCTATAATAGAAGATAGTTTTCCAACGTATTTTCTAGTTTTTTTTAAAAGTTCTTTGATATAAAAAATGCTTTTATTTGGGGATGAATCTCTTCCATCTGTGAACACATGTATAAAAACATCTTTTATTTTTTTTTCACAAGCTATTTTAAGTAAAGCAAAAAGATGATTCATGTGTGAATGGACACCTCCATCAGATAATAATCCAATAAAGTGTATTCTTTTTTTGGATAGACGGATCTTATCTAAAATAGGGCTGACTTTTTTCCTGAAAAAACCACTTTCAATAGACGCATTTATTTTTTCTAAACTTTGAATAACTTTTCGTCCAGATCCTAAACTTATATGACCTACTTCAGAATTTCCCATTTGACCTTTGGGTAATCCGACATAAGATCCTGAAGCTTCTAATTTGCTAGAAGGATAATTTTTATAACAAAAATCAATGAACGGAGTGTTAGCTTGTTCTATAGCAGAAGAAGATGAATTTGTAGAAGAAAAACCCCAACCATCCAAAATTATTAACATTAGTTTTTTCATTCAATTAAATACTTACTCTTTTGAAGAAATTTATTTTTAAATTCTTATTATATTTATTTAAATATTCTTGAATATTTATTTTGTTATCCTTTATGAATTTCTGATTCAGAAGAGTATTATTTAAAACAAATTTTTTAATTTTTCCTTGAATAATCTTTTGCATCATATCGTCTGATCTTATTTCTGTTTTTACTTGATTTTTGATGATATCTACTTCTTTTTTCATGAGTTTATTTGGGATTTCATCCTCATTTATAGCTATAGGATTCATAGCTGTAATATGCATTGCTATATTTCTAGCTACAGATATATTTATTTCAGAAGAAAATCCAACTAATGTTGCAATTTTATGATTGTTATGAGTATAATCTATGACAAATGGAGAATCTATTCTTTCAAAAATTTTTAATTCCAATTTTTCTCCTACTACTCCCATGTGACTGACAATCATTTCTTTCACACTGTTCATTTCATGATAATAACTGGATAAAAAATCTTCTTTAGTATGACATGATAAAGATTTTTTAGATAGCATAGATAAAAAACTTAAAAATTCGTAACTCTTAGATAGAAAATCAGTTTCACAACTAAGGCCTATAATTGTTCCAGAAGAATGATCAGAACTTATAGAAGAAATAACAGCTCCATCTT
This sequence is a window from Blattabacterium cuenoti. Protein-coding genes within it:
- the tsf gene encoding translation elongation factor Ts, whose protein sequence is MKIPVYQINKLRKMTGVGIMDCKKALIDSNGNIDEAILILRKKGEKIAINRSSFQMKDGAVISSISSDHSSGTIIGLSCETDFLSKSYEFLSFLSMLSKKSLSCHTKEDFLSSYYHEMNSVKEMIVSHMGVVGEKLELKIFERIDSPFVIDYTHNNHKIATLVGFSSEINISVARNIAMHITAMNPIAINEDEIPNKLMKKEVDIIKNQVKTEIRSDDMMQKIIQGKIKKFVLNNTLLNQKFIKDNKINIQEYLNKYNKNLKINFFKRVSI